The Yoonia sp. SS1-5 genome contains a region encoding:
- a CDS encoding NYN domain-containing protein: MFYRDERLALFIDGSNLYAAAKSLGFDIDYKLLRQEFMRRGKMLRAFYYTALLENDEYSPIRPLVDWLHYNGFTMVTKPAKEYTDSMGRRKVKGNMDIELAVDAMELAPHVDHVVLFSGDGDFRPLIEALQRKGVRVSVVSTIRSQPPMIADELRRQADNFIELDELRDVVGRPSREPRADAPAEEVTAS, from the coding sequence ATGTTTTATCGGGACGAGCGCTTGGCGCTCTTCATCGATGGATCAAATCTTTACGCAGCAGCCAAATCGCTGGGATTTGACATCGACTACAAACTTCTCCGACAGGAATTCATGCGGCGTGGCAAGATGCTGCGGGCATTCTACTACACCGCGCTGCTGGAGAATGACGAATATTCGCCAATCCGCCCACTTGTCGACTGGTTGCATTACAACGGGTTCACAATGGTCACGAAACCGGCAAAAGAATATACCGACAGCATGGGCCGGCGGAAGGTCAAGGGCAACATGGACATCGAACTTGCAGTCGATGCGATGGAACTGGCACCGCATGTGGATCACGTTGTTCTGTTCTCGGGTGACGGGGATTTCCGGCCGCTGATCGAAGCGTTGCAGCGCAAGGGTGTACGGGTTTCTGTTGTCTCGACGATCCGCAGCCAACCACCCATGATTGCTGACGAACTCAGACGGCAGGCTGACAACTTTATCGAGCTGGACGAGCTGCGTGACGTTGTCGGGCGTCCATCGCGCGAGCCGCGGGCAGATGCGCCCGCAGAAGAAGTGACCGCAAGCTAG
- the ispH gene encoding 4-hydroxy-3-methylbut-2-enyl diphosphate reductase, with product MTKQPLTLYLAAPRGFCAGVDRAIKIVEMALEKWGAPVYVRHEIVHNKFVVDGLRDKGAIFVEELDECPDDRPVIFSAHGVPKAVPAAAAKREMIYVDATCPLVSKVHIEAQRHADNGLQMIMIGHEGHPETVGTMGQLPAGEVLLVETPDDVATVKIRDPEKLAYVTQTTLSVDDTADIVAALKARFPGIVGPHKEDICYATTNRQEAVKAMAPKCDAMLVVGAPNSSNSKRLVEVGARAGCNYAQLVQRATDIDWRALEGITSMGITAGASAPEVLINEVIDAFKDRFDVSVEMVVTAEENVEFKVPRVLREPA from the coding sequence ATGACAAAACAACCACTGACGCTGTATCTGGCTGCGCCGCGCGGTTTTTGCGCGGGCGTGGATCGGGCGATCAAGATCGTCGAGATGGCGTTGGAAAAATGGGGCGCGCCGGTTTATGTGCGCCACGAGATCGTGCACAACAAATTTGTGGTCGACGGCTTGCGCGACAAGGGCGCAATCTTTGTCGAGGAACTGGACGAATGCCCTGATGACCGCCCGGTGATCTTCTCGGCCCATGGTGTACCCAAGGCCGTCCCCGCCGCTGCTGCAAAACGCGAAATGATCTATGTGGACGCAACCTGCCCGCTGGTCAGCAAAGTTCATATCGAGGCGCAACGCCACGCGGATAATGGCTTGCAGATGATCATGATCGGCCATGAAGGCCACCCCGAAACCGTCGGTACAATGGGACAGCTGCCCGCGGGCGAGGTCCTTCTGGTCGAAACCCCCGATGATGTAGCGACCGTCAAGATACGTGACCCTGAAAAGCTGGCCTATGTAACACAGACCACATTATCGGTCGATGACACCGCCGATATCGTCGCGGCCTTAAAGGCCCGCTTTCCGGGTATAGTAGGCCCGCATAAGGAAGATATCTGCTACGCCACAACCAACCGGCAAGAGGCCGTCAAGGCAATGGCGCCCAAATGCGATGCCATGCTGGTTGTGGGTGCACCCAATTCCTCCAACTCCAAACGGCTGGTCGAGGTGGGCGCGCGCGCAGGGTGCAACTATGCGCAGCTGGTCCAACGCGCGACAGATATCGACTGGCGCGCGCTAGAGGGGATTACGTCAATGGGGATCACGGCTGGCGCCTCCGCCCCGGAAGTGCTGATCAACGAGGTGATTGATGCGTTCAAAGACAGGTTCGACGTGAGCGTCGAGATGGTTGTGACCGCCGAGGAAAACGTGGAATTCAAAGTCCCCCGCGTCTTGCGCGAACCGGCATGA
- a CDS encoding LysE family translocator, with the protein MISLQFLLTAIVVCIAPGTGVIYTLALGRGQGRRAAVAAAIGCTFGIVPHLAAATLGLAALLHTSALLFQIVKFAGVAYLLYLAWQALKADGALAVSGQATQQSMFKIAQRGALINILNPKLSIFFLALLPPFLSGNPATVTIEMILLGAVFMVLTLIIFLVYGMFASFARNWLLQSAVIMRWLNRSFAAVFAALGLRLAFEKA; encoded by the coding sequence ATGATCAGCCTGCAATTCCTTCTCACCGCAATTGTGGTCTGCATCGCGCCTGGCACTGGTGTCATCTACACATTGGCATTGGGGCGGGGGCAAGGGCGGCGGGCCGCTGTCGCCGCCGCTATTGGCTGCACTTTTGGGATCGTGCCACATCTTGCGGCAGCCACGCTTGGGCTGGCGGCACTTTTGCATACCAGCGCCTTGCTGTTTCAAATCGTGAAATTCGCGGGGGTCGCCTATCTGCTTTATCTCGCCTGGCAGGCTTTGAAAGCAGACGGCGCATTGGCAGTCAGCGGCCAGGCAACGCAGCAATCCATGTTCAAGATCGCCCAACGCGGTGCGCTTATCAATATCCTGAACCCCAAGCTTTCGATCTTCTTTCTGGCGCTGTTGCCCCCATTCCTGTCGGGCAATCCGGCAACGGTCACCATCGAAATGATCCTGCTCGGCGCCGTTTTCATGGTGCTGACGCTGATAATCTTCCTGGTCTACGGGATGTTTGCATCCTTTGCGCGCAATTGGCTGTTGCAAAGCGCGGTGATCATGCGCTGGCTAAACCGGTCATTTGCAGCAGTCTTCGCCGCGCTCGGCCTGCGACTGGCATTCGAGAAAGCATGA
- a CDS encoding YdeI/OmpD-associated family protein, whose product MTAYLSFEGQVVPMTWGKSVYTVLPLPDEVAEALHAQGARRVEGEINDHPINLALTKAPVLDAVFLWTGKSLLQQIGITPGEPLEIRLRKADDTVETPDDVALALRQADATPVWEALTPGKKRGLLHGINTAKRAETRTKRIAKLIADIT is encoded by the coding sequence ATGACCGCCTATCTGTCCTTTGAAGGGCAGGTCGTGCCAATGACATGGGGCAAGTCCGTCTACACGGTGCTGCCGTTGCCGGATGAGGTTGCGGAAGCCTTGCACGCACAAGGGGCCAGGCGGGTTGAGGGCGAGATCAACGATCATCCCATCAATCTGGCCCTGACAAAAGCCCCGGTCCTCGACGCGGTTTTTCTATGGACGGGCAAGTCACTCTTGCAACAGATCGGGATTACCCCGGGCGAGCCGCTCGAGATACGCTTGCGCAAAGCCGATGACACCGTTGAAACGCCTGATGATGTGGCGCTGGCGTTGCGGCAAGCCGATGCCACACCCGTATGGGAGGCCTTGACCCCCGGCAAAAAACGCGGCCTTTTGCACGGTATCAACACCGCAAAGCGGGCCGAGACCCGCACCAAACGCATCGCCAAGCTGATCGCCGATATCACATGA
- a CDS encoding DUF3429 domain-containing protein: MNTIPRPALILGLAGLIPFLWGAATVMRPELVVWGTQNIGARFVGPYVQLFYGAVILSFMSGVLWGFATKATGRMATAGYVLSVVPALWAFFMTGGGPVEAAMNLIAGFLALLLLDWHFWRLELAPPWWMHLRILLTAIVVLSLLPVVI; encoded by the coding sequence ATGAACACCATTCCACGCCCTGCCCTGATCCTCGGCCTTGCCGGGTTGATCCCATTCCTTTGGGGGGCGGCAACCGTGATGCGACCAGAGCTTGTGGTCTGGGGCACGCAAAATATCGGGGCGCGCTTTGTGGGTCCGTATGTGCAACTGTTCTATGGGGCGGTGATCCTGTCCTTTATGTCCGGCGTCTTATGGGGCTTTGCGACCAAGGCCACGGGCCGAATGGCCACCGCAGGTTACGTGCTGTCGGTGGTTCCGGCGCTTTGGGCATTTTTCATGACAGGCGGCGGCCCGGTCGAGGCCGCAATGAACCTGATTGCCGGTTTTCTTGCGCTGCTGCTGCTTGACTGGCATTTCTGGCGCCTTGAACTGGCCCCGCCATGGTGGATGCATCTGCGTATTCTGCTGACGGCAATTGTCGTTTTGTCGCTTCTGCCGGTGGTGATCTGA
- a CDS encoding class I SAM-dependent methyltransferase encodes MVDASAYSADGNCRFVASAGGDLMPDARTIAFYDTAADHYADLTDTDAPDANLLAFMALLPQGGQVLDLGCGPAHASVHMRDAGFRPDPVDASTGMVTLANETYDIGARLLTFDAIDMVAAYDGVWANFSLLHAPRAALPIHLDAIATALRPQGILHVGMKTGAGELRDRIDRKYTFVTVPELTGLLEDAGFDIIDMVEGREKGCAGTVDPFVVMRARKHA; translated from the coding sequence ATGGTGGATGCATCTGCGTATTCTGCTGACGGCAATTGTCGTTTTGTCGCTTCTGCCGGTGGTGATCTGATGCCGGATGCCAGAACAATCGCATTCTACGACACTGCGGCAGATCATTATGCGGACCTGACAGATACCGACGCGCCCGACGCCAATCTGCTGGCCTTCATGGCGCTGCTGCCACAGGGCGGGCAGGTGCTTGATCTGGGATGCGGACCAGCCCATGCGTCGGTCCATATGCGCGATGCAGGGTTTCGGCCCGACCCGGTTGATGCCTCGACCGGGATGGTCACCCTGGCCAACGAGACCTACGATATCGGGGCGCGTCTGCTGACATTTGACGCGATTGATATGGTGGCCGCATATGACGGGGTCTGGGCGAATTTTTCACTGCTGCATGCGCCGCGTGCGGCCCTGCCGATCCATCTGGATGCGATCGCAACGGCCTTGCGTCCGCAAGGCATTCTGCATGTTGGCATGAAAACCGGTGCAGGCGAGCTCCGCGACCGTATCGACCGCAAATACACTTTCGTGACCGTTCCGGAACTGACCGGTCTGCTGGAGGATGCCGGATTTGACATCATCGACATGGTCGAGGGGCGCGAGAAAGGCTGCGCGGGCACTGTCGACCCGTTCGTCGTGATGAGGGCCCGAAAGCATGCCTGA
- the rnhA gene encoding ribonuclease HI, protein MPDLFAYTDGACSGNPGPGGWGALLIARDGEKVVKERALSGGEADTTNNRMELLAAITALETLDRPTALTIVTDSSYVKDGITSWIHGWKKRGWKTAAKKPVKNEDLWRRLDAATQRHNVSWEWVKGHAGHPENERADELARAGMAPFKP, encoded by the coding sequence ATGCCTGATCTGTTCGCTTATACCGATGGCGCGTGCTCGGGCAATCCTGGTCCCGGTGGCTGGGGCGCGTTGTTGATTGCCCGCGACGGCGAAAAGGTCGTCAAAGAGCGCGCCTTAAGCGGTGGTGAGGCGGATACCACCAACAACCGAATGGAACTGCTGGCTGCGATCACCGCCCTTGAAACGCTGGATCGACCGACCGCACTGACCATCGTGACCGACAGTTCCTACGTCAAAGACGGGATCACATCCTGGATCCATGGCTGGAAAAAGCGAGGGTGGAAAACCGCCGCCAAGAAACCGGTCAAGAACGAAGACCTGTGGCGCAGGCTGGACGCAGCCACGCAACGCCACAACGTCAGTTGGGAGTGGGTCAAAGGCCATGCAGGTCATCCCGAAAACGAGCGCGCCGATGAATTGGCGCGGGCCGGCATGGCCCCTTTCAAGCCATGA
- a CDS encoding alpha/beta fold hydrolase codes for MTEPLLLLPGMMCDARLYGPQMSAFSHQRPVMVAPFGLHDTVAAMTADILANAPPRFALAGLSMGGIVAMEVIRQAPDRVTRLALLDTNPKAEVAAVAANREPQIAKVMQGQLRAVMRDEMKPNYLTDGPNTGQILDLCMAMAETIGAQAFVTQSRALQTRPDQQDTLRAVTVPTLVLCGEDDSLCPLHRHELMHELIPGSTLTVIKSAGHLPTLEQPDATNKALSQWLTR; via the coding sequence ATGACAGAGCCGCTGCTTCTTTTGCCCGGAATGATGTGTGACGCGCGTCTTTATGGCCCGCAGATGTCTGCATTTTCGCATCAACGGCCCGTCATGGTCGCGCCATTCGGCCTGCACGACACGGTCGCGGCGATGACAGCGGATATACTGGCCAATGCGCCGCCCCGCTTTGCGCTTGCGGGCCTGTCGATGGGGGGTATCGTCGCGATGGAAGTCATCCGGCAGGCACCCGACCGGGTCACGCGCCTCGCCCTGCTCGACACCAATCCCAAGGCCGAAGTTGCTGCCGTCGCCGCAAATCGCGAGCCGCAAATCGCCAAGGTGATGCAGGGCCAGTTGCGGGCCGTGATGCGGGACGAAATGAAACCGAACTACCTGACAGATGGGCCAAATACCGGCCAAATCCTTGATCTTTGCATGGCCATGGCGGAAACAATCGGCGCGCAGGCATTCGTGACGCAATCGCGCGCATTGCAAACACGGCCCGACCAGCAAGACACGCTGCGCGCTGTCACGGTCCCAACGCTTGTCTTATGCGGCGAGGATGACAGCCTCTGCCCGCTACACCGGCACGAGCTGATGCATGAACTGATCCCCGGCTCTACATTGACTGTGATCAAAAGCGCGGGCCATCTGCCGACGCTTGAACAACCTGACGCAACAAACAAGGCATTGTCCCAATGGCTGACCCGGTAA
- a CDS encoding RraA family protein produces the protein MADPVIPADLLDLLQRVDTPTVCNAIEVAQGKRGFDAYTKGTMQCSAPGQSMVGFARTAKIAGREPPTEDPDVIRARRLDYFRNMAEGPRPAIAVLEDVDFPNCVSAWWGEVHTNVHKGLGLNGALTNGVMRDLGDLAEGFPVVAGSIGPSHAFVHVRELGTPVTVFGMTVKQGDLVHADQHGGLVIPPEVIPDLKAAIEAMWAGEKIILGPAKEPDFDLDKLLAAWRAFEKART, from the coding sequence ATGGCTGACCCGGTAATCCCTGCTGACCTGCTTGATCTGCTACAGCGCGTTGACACACCAACCGTGTGCAATGCCATCGAAGTGGCCCAAGGCAAGCGTGGCTTTGACGCCTACACCAAGGGCACGATGCAATGTTCGGCCCCCGGCCAATCCATGGTGGGGTTCGCCCGCACCGCCAAGATCGCGGGCCGCGAACCACCAACCGAAGACCCCGATGTAATCCGCGCCCGCCGTCTGGATTATTTCCGGAATATGGCCGAAGGGCCGCGTCCGGCCATCGCGGTGCTTGAGGACGTGGATTTCCCCAATTGCGTCAGCGCGTGGTGGGGCGAAGTCCATACCAATGTCCACAAGGGACTTGGGCTGAATGGTGCATTGACCAATGGGGTGATGCGCGATCTGGGCGATCTGGCCGAGGGGTTTCCGGTTGTGGCCGGGTCCATCGGGCCGTCACATGCGTTCGTGCATGTGCGCGAACTGGGCACCCCGGTGACCGTCTTTGGGATGACGGTGAAACAGGGTGATCTGGTCCATGCAGATCAACATGGCGGGCTTGTCATTCCGCCCGAGGTAATCCCCGACCTGAAAGCCGCAATCGAGGCGATGTGGGCTGGCGAAAAGATTATTCTGGGGCCAGCAAAGGAACCGGATTTCGACCTCGACAAGCTGCTTGCAGCATGGCGGGCGTTTGAAAAGGCGCGGACCTAG
- a CDS encoding NUDIX domain-containing protein, with product MIVLREVADEFEILLLRRNRRLAGEWCQIAGAIEDGETASQAALRALKEETGLVPTRFYSGDICEEFYEADRDAITIAPVFVAYVDYDAPVVLNAEHSEYKWISLDWAEDLVPFGGQRRVFRHVRQEFVIRDPSEHLRIALS from the coding sequence GTGATCGTGCTACGTGAGGTTGCCGATGAGTTCGAGATCCTGCTTTTGCGGCGCAATCGCCGTTTGGCTGGCGAATGGTGCCAGATCGCCGGCGCCATCGAAGACGGCGAGACGGCATCCCAAGCCGCCTTACGCGCGTTGAAAGAAGAAACAGGTCTGGTCCCGACCCGCTTTTATTCCGGCGATATCTGCGAAGAGTTTTACGAAGCGGACCGTGATGCGATCACGATTGCGCCGGTGTTTGTGGCTTACGTGGACTATGATGCGCCTGTGGTTCTGAACGCCGAACATAGCGAATATAAGTGGATCAGTCTGGATTGGGCCGAAGACCTCGTGCCCTTTGGCGGACAGCGCCGTGTGTTCCGGCATGTCCGACAGGAATTCGTGATCCGCGACCCTAGCGAGCATTTGCGGATCGCTTTATCCTAG
- a CDS encoding NAD(P)H-quinone oxidoreductase, with the protein MKAVEIAKPGGPDVLTLTERPMPEAGHDQVVIKVAYAGVNRPDALQRAGLYNPPPGASDLPGLEAAGEVVAVGAGVTTPNIGDQVCALLPGGGYAEFVATPAAHCLPVPYPLSLAQAACLPETFFTVWSNVFMRGGLQAGERFLVHGGSSGIGTTAIQLADAFGARVFTTAGTDDKCAACTRLGAELAINYKTEDFVERLRALGGADVILDMVGGPYMQRNLKSLADDGRLVQIAFLQGMKAELNMVQLMTRRLTMTGSTLRPQSDLAKARIADALRAQVWPLLNAGKIAPVMDQEFTLADAAAAHARMESSAHIGKIVLKVS; encoded by the coding sequence ATGAAGGCAGTTGAAATCGCCAAGCCGGGTGGCCCCGATGTTTTAACACTGACTGAACGGCCCATGCCCGAGGCAGGGCATGACCAGGTGGTGATCAAGGTGGCATATGCTGGTGTGAACCGGCCCGACGCCTTGCAACGGGCCGGTCTTTACAATCCACCCCCGGGTGCGAGCGATCTGCCCGGGCTGGAAGCGGCGGGAGAGGTCGTTGCCGTCGGTGCCGGTGTAACAACCCCCAATATTGGCGATCAGGTCTGTGCGCTGCTGCCCGGCGGGGGCTATGCGGAATTTGTGGCCACACCGGCAGCCCACTGCCTGCCAGTGCCTTACCCGTTGTCGCTGGCACAGGCCGCCTGCCTGCCAGAGACGTTTTTCACGGTCTGGTCGAATGTTTTCATGCGCGGTGGTCTTCAGGCCGGAGAGCGTTTTCTGGTCCATGGGGGCAGTTCGGGCATCGGCACGACTGCGATCCAGCTTGCGGATGCCTTTGGCGCGCGCGTCTTTACCACCGCCGGAACTGACGACAAATGCGCGGCCTGCACCAGGCTGGGTGCCGAACTGGCGATCAACTACAAGACCGAGGATTTTGTTGAGAGATTGCGCGCATTGGGCGGGGCCGATGTCATTCTGGATATGGTTGGCGGCCCATACATGCAGCGCAACCTGAAATCGCTTGCTGATGACGGGCGGCTTGTCCAAATCGCGTTTCTGCAGGGCATGAAGGCCGAACTGAACATGGTGCAGTTGATGACCCGGCGCCTGACGATGACCGGATCAACCCTGCGTCCGCAATCGGATCTGGCCAAGGCACGCATCGCTGACGCGCTGCGCGCGCAGGTCTGGCCACTCTTGAACGCCGGAAAGATCGCGCCGGTCATGGATCAGGAATTTACGCTGGCCGATGCTGCCGCGGCCCATGCCCGGATGGAAAGCAGTGCGCATATCGGTAAGATCGTGCTGAAAGTGAGTTAG
- a CDS encoding COQ9 family protein — protein MPNQPIDPAKDQLLDAILPYVAFDGWSASAFDAAVAEVGIAPAHAKTLCPRGAVDLAIAYHKRGDLGMIKALADADLRDMRFRDKVAHAVGLRIAAVDDKEAVRRGSTLFAMPHMAADGAKLIWGTADAIWDALGDTSRDGNWYSKRLILSGVYSSTVLYWLGDDSLDGQATTAFIERRIDDVMQFEKVKASVNKNPLLKPITGPLGRLMSQIKAPSKIPQVDLPGMCKDPE, from the coding sequence ATGCCCAATCAGCCCATCGACCCCGCCAAAGACCAGTTACTTGACGCGATATTGCCGTATGTGGCCTTTGACGGCTGGTCAGCATCAGCCTTTGATGCGGCAGTTGCAGAGGTGGGCATCGCCCCCGCCCATGCAAAGACCTTATGCCCGCGCGGTGCCGTCGATCTGGCCATCGCCTATCATAAGCGGGGCGATCTGGGGATGATCAAGGCCTTGGCCGATGCGGATCTGCGCGACATGCGGTTTCGCGACAAGGTCGCCCATGCGGTTGGCCTGCGGATCGCGGCCGTTGATGATAAAGAGGCCGTGCGCCGCGGATCAACCCTGTTTGCGATGCCCCACATGGCCGCCGATGGTGCGAAACTGATCTGGGGAACCGCAGATGCGATCTGGGATGCGCTTGGTGATACGTCTCGGGATGGCAATTGGTATTCAAAGCGCCTTATCCTTTCGGGGGTGTACAGCTCGACGGTCCTCTATTGGCTGGGCGACGACAGTCTGGACGGGCAGGCGACAACCGCCTTTATCGAAAGACGCATTGATGATGTGATGCAGTTTGAAAAGGTGAAAGCCAGCGTGAACAAAAATCCATTGCTGAAACCGATCACAGGCCCGTTGGGTCGATTGATGTCGCAAATCAAGGCGCCCAGCAAAATCCCGCAGGTTGATTTGCCCGGTATGTGCAAAGACCCCGAATAA
- the rpsU gene encoding 30S ribosomal protein S21: MQVSVRDNNVDQALRALKKKLQREGVFREMKLKQHFEKPSVRKAREKAEAIRRQRKLARKKLQREGLL; this comes from the coding sequence ATGCAGGTTAGTGTTCGTGATAACAACGTCGATCAGGCGTTGCGTGCTCTGAAGAAAAAACTTCAGCGTGAGGGCGTTTTTCGTGAAATGAAGCTTAAACAGCATTTCGAAAAACCGTCCGTGCGCAAAGCGCGCGAGAAAGCCGAAGCCATCCGCCGTCAGCGCAAGCTGGCGCGCAAGAAGCTTCAGCGTGAAGGGCTGCTCTAA
- a CDS encoding alcohol dehydrogenase family protein, translating to MSLPDKMSGVVLTGHGGPEKLVWRDDLPVPQAKAGDVIVKVGAAGVNNTDINTRIGWYSKGDADAADASWAGIPIRFPLIQGIDVCGHIVAVGPGVSPTRIGERVLVEPCLTEVGGKRLDRPWFLGSECDGGFAQYTCVAARHAYRIETQLSDAELASFPCSYSTAENMLTRTNLQAGETVLITGASGGVGSAAVQLARARGAFVIAVTSPSMSQQLKDLGAARIIGRDEDYVAALGADSVDVVIDLVAGPGFPSLLAVLRPKGRYAVAGAVAGPEVMLDVRTLYLKDLSFFGCTALESAVFANLIGYIARSEIKPLVAATYPLGEIAKAQEMFQHKGYLGKIVLLVDREPLA from the coding sequence ATGTCCCTTCCCGACAAAATGTCAGGCGTTGTTCTGACCGGTCATGGTGGTCCGGAAAAACTGGTTTGGCGCGACGACCTGCCGGTGCCGCAGGCAAAGGCGGGGGATGTGATCGTCAAGGTCGGTGCCGCAGGCGTCAACAACACCGATATCAACACACGCATCGGGTGGTATTCCAAAGGTGATGCGGATGCTGCGGATGCAAGTTGGGCCGGCATACCCATCCGATTTCCGCTGATACAGGGCATTGATGTGTGCGGGCATATCGTGGCGGTCGGTCCGGGTGTGTCCCCCACCCGCATTGGCGAACGTGTGCTGGTTGAACCCTGCCTAACCGAGGTGGGCGGCAAGCGGCTGGATCGCCCGTGGTTTCTAGGCTCGGAATGTGATGGCGGTTTCGCCCAATACACGTGTGTCGCGGCGCGCCATGCCTACAGGATTGAAACGCAGCTGAGCGATGCGGAACTCGCGTCCTTTCCATGCTCTTATTCAACAGCCGAGAACATGCTGACACGGACCAATCTGCAGGCCGGCGAAACGGTGCTGATTACCGGCGCATCAGGCGGCGTGGGATCAGCGGCCGTGCAATTGGCCCGGGCGAGGGGTGCCTTCGTGATCGCTGTCACCAGCCCATCCATGTCGCAACAGCTAAAAGACCTCGGCGCTGCCCGCATAATCGGGCGCGATGAGGATTATGTCGCAGCCCTGGGCGCAGATAGCGTTGATGTCGTCATTGATCTGGTTGCCGGCCCGGGATTTCCATCCCTGCTGGCCGTTTTGCGCCCCAAGGGCAGATACGCAGTGGCTGGTGCGGTGGCTGGGCCGGAGGTTATGCTGGATGTCCGTACGCTCTACCTTAAGGATCTGTCATTCTTCGGCTGTACCGCGTTGGAATCGGCCGTATTCGCCAACCTGATCGGGTACATCGCGCGTAGTGAGATCAAGCCCTTGGTGGCCGCAACCTACCCGCTTGGCGAGATCGCCAAGGCGCAGGAGATGTTTCAGCACAAGGGATATCTGGGAAAGATAGTTCTGCTTGTCGATCGTGAACCTCTCGCCTAG
- a CDS encoding DMT family transporter — MTADNHSIKATAIVVLAGIFWGFYWLPVRQLAGLGLDGAWGTLAITAAAVILLLPFAWRGRARLAAASPLAVCSVALGGVAFVLYSVGFLYGRVAVVVILFFLTPLWSTLLGRFVMGWPLTQSRVLALIFGIAGLAWMLGADGATPLPQGPGEWLGLASGALWAVATTGIRSRASLAPPDAAFVFAAGATVGALCFALGSGHRPDVTHIGQAVVMAVVAGGLWWALSMAGLLWAAARLEPARVGILLMAEVIVGAVSAAIIANEPIGQAELIGGALVLCAGICEVWPARATKPLG; from the coding sequence ATGACAGCAGACAACCATTCCATCAAAGCGACAGCCATTGTTGTGCTGGCCGGCATATTTTGGGGCTTTTACTGGTTGCCGGTGCGCCAATTGGCGGGTCTTGGTCTGGACGGGGCCTGGGGAACATTGGCAATCACTGCAGCGGCGGTGATCCTGCTATTGCCATTTGCATGGCGTGGGCGGGCCAGATTGGCCGCGGCAAGCCCGTTGGCGGTTTGTTCGGTGGCGTTGGGCGGCGTTGCCTTTGTGCTTTATTCCGTCGGGTTTCTATATGGCCGCGTGGCTGTTGTGGTCATCCTGTTCTTCCTGACCCCGCTATGGAGCACGCTTTTGGGCCGGTTTGTGATGGGGTGGCCGTTGACGCAGTCACGCGTGCTGGCGTTGATCTTTGGAATTGCGGGGCTGGCGTGGATGCTTGGCGCGGATGGCGCGACCCCACTGCCGCAGGGACCTGGCGAATGGCTGGGGTTGGCGTCCGGCGCGTTATGGGCTGTTGCCACGACCGGCATCAGGTCGCGCGCGTCCCTGGCACCGCCTGACGCGGCATTCGTGTTTGCCGCCGGGGCGACAGTGGGCGCGCTCTGCTTTGCGCTTGGGTCCGGGCACAGGCCCGATGTCACCCATATCGGCCAAGCCGTGGTTATGGCGGTCGTTGCAGGCGGATTGTGGTGGGCGTTGTCCATGGCGGGTTTGCTGTGGGCCGCGGCACGGCTCGAACCTGCGCGCGTCGGGATCCTGCTGATGGCCGAGGTCATCGTCGGCGCCGTATCCGCGGCCATCATTGCAAATGAGCCGATTGGCCAGGCTGAACTGATTGGCGGCGCATTGGTCCTGTGCGCAGGAATATGCGAGGTTTGGCCCGCGCGCGCCACAAAACCGCTGGGCTAG